A DNA window from Pedomonas mirosovicensis contains the following coding sequences:
- a CDS encoding phosphatase PAP2 family protein: MARSKTLTCALALSTALAAQPALAGGWKTVADVGRAGLVAAAFGGAAVQEDWNGVLQAGYSVGLTAGATYGLKELFPEERPNGEGDDSFPSGHTSISFASAAFIHQRYGWQYGLPAYAVAATVGVARVESDHHHWYDVVAGAALGTATAFLFSTKMDENVQLFPWGDSNGGGLAMNVKF, encoded by the coding sequence ATGGCACGCAGCAAAACCCTTACCTGCGCCCTCGCGCTGTCCACTGCGCTGGCTGCCCAACCGGCACTGGCCGGAGGCTGGAAGACGGTGGCGGACGTGGGCCGGGCCGGTCTCGTCGCCGCCGCGTTCGGCGGCGCTGCGGTGCAGGAGGACTGGAACGGCGTGCTGCAAGCGGGCTACAGCGTCGGCCTGACCGCGGGCGCGACCTACGGCCTCAAGGAACTCTTCCCCGAAGAGCGGCCGAACGGGGAAGGGGATGACAGCTTCCCCTCCGGCCACACCAGCATCTCCTTCGCCTCCGCCGCCTTCATCCACCAGCGCTACGGCTGGCAATACGGCCTGCCCGCCTATGCCGTGGCCGCAACCGTGGGCGTCGCCCGCGTGGAGAGCGACCACCACCACTGGTACGACGTGGTGGCAGGCGCGGCGCTGGGCACCGCCACGGCGTTCCTGTTCAGCACCAAGATGGATGAAAACGTCCAGCTGTTCCCCTGGGGCGACAGCAACGGCGGCGGCCTCGCCATGAACGTGAAGTTCTGA